One Deferribacterota bacterium genomic region harbors:
- the ispF gene encoding 2-C-methyl-D-erythritol 2,4-cyclodiphosphate synthase: protein MKIGIGYDSHRFVKNKPLILGGIRIEHDWGLEGHSDGDVIVHAIIDSLVSPTLNKNIGELFPDNSPEYKNICSLTLLKKVHTLIVGAGYNIINTDVVFISETPKISPYTNKMKEVLAHYLVLPINAISIKGKSNENMGFIGRLEGAAAIAVSLLRLNKNIS from the coding sequence ATGAAAATAGGAATAGGTTACGACTCCCATAGATTTGTTAAAAACAAACCCCTTATTTTAGGTGGTATAAGGATTGAACATGATTGGGGATTAGAGGGACATTCAGATGGGGATGTCATAGTACATGCTATTATTGACTCCCTTGTCTCACCAACCTTAAATAAAAATATTGGGGAATTATTCCCTGATAATTCACCTGAGTATAAAAACATATGCTCATTAACACTTTTAAAGAAAGTGCATACTTTAATTGTTGGGGCAGGTTATAATATAATAAATACTGATGTAGTTTTTATCTCAGAAACACCAAAAATAAGCCCCTACACAAACAAAATGAAAGAAGTGTTGGCACACTATTTAGTATTACCAATAAACGCAATATCAATAAAAGGAAAAAGTAACGAAAATATGGGCTTCATAGGAAGGCTTGAGGGAGCAGCTGCAATAGCTGTAAGCCTTCTTAGGCTTAATAAAAATATTAGCTAA